The DNA sequence TTCCATTTTTATTTTGTGATTTACAAACATACAAGAGAGGTCCTCCTTAAATTCAAGaagatttattttaaataaaactAACATAGTTTTGTCCAAATGATACAGGAAACAAGTGTCTATCCTTTGCGGTGATTATCTGCCCCTAATAACGTGGATGACTTAATGCAGCATTTCAAAATAAGATACTAGCGTCAACATAACAGGTTACATATGCAAAcaaataaaatttagaaaattggACATACTTGTGTAGACATTTTAACAAAAAATCCTTAGCCTCGGTTGATAGATGATCCGGGATAGGTGGATGAGATTTTGTTGTCCCTATATGGAAGAGAGCAGCGACCTGATAGCAACATCAAAGCTTAGCATACAAGCAAGTTGGATAATACCACATATAGTTCCTAGATACAAATCAATAAGACAGCATATGATTAGGAGTATCTCTCCCCTGCATATATACCTCTTGATACTGCTCACTCCAAGGAGGTTTGCCAGTAGCCATCTCAATAACAGTACACCCTACACTCCATATGTCGGCAGAGCTGCAAAAAGCcaaacacacatacacacatGAGTGAAATCTGTCAAGAAAAGATGGATTGCAACAGTCTTGTAAACAAGTAAAGAAGAAACGAGAATAATTCAATATGCACATTACAGTTGACTGCTATTGTACACTATAAAAGGACCTTTTCTAAAGCACTTAAACCCTGAAGCACCTATACCAAACGTGTAATTTCTCATTAGGGTTTAGCATATGAGGTTCTTGAATGACAAAAAAGATTTGCTTTACCTGTCCTCAAATGATAAGTGAAAGGAACCTCAAGTCAAGATACTTTGCAAACTGTTTTTTTCTTGTGCATGCACTTATTTTGTTGCCAATTAACAAAAATTTAGAAGTAAAAGGAACAAAATTTACTGTAACATACTAGAGCCAAGACATTTTCCAGAGTTCGCTTCAGATTTGATAGGATGGATTGTGTGAAGAAAGACACCTCTATTTGTTTGCTTTAACTTTTCTAACACTAGCAGGATAAATTTCTAATGAACTAAAGTACTAGCAAGTTGAATATGAAGTACTAACAAGCTGTGTCCGGTTTGGAGAATAACTTCAGGAGCCATCCAGTATGGGGTACCCTTCATTGATTTGGCACCGGTCATCGTAGCCTATGCAGAAACACAAAATGGATTTGATACATTTGCACTTTGATACTGGGATTTTAAATAGTAAAAACAGAATAccgtataatataattataagtGACAAGAGAATTTTccacaccagttcaacaacttTCTTCGATGCTCCAAAATCCGCAAGTTTAATGCACCCCTTATTATCAACAAGGATATTTGCCCCCTACATATAGCATATGAGTTAAGAATAAAATAAAGGAGCAATCAAAGAGAAGCTTCTTTGCTTCTACAGTTACAAATTTCCGGAAAACAATAAAATACCTTGATGTCTCTGTGCATTATACCATTTTTGTGAAGGTATTCCAGTCCCAGTAACAACTGTTTTGTATACATTCTCAGAACCTGCTCGGCACAGAAGTATAATAACCCTGTATAAGCTTCTACCACAAGGATGTAGGTGAATTAAATTAAATCAGGATAAATAGGAAACATTATTGGCAGCTATTGTTTTAAATCATTCTAGTTGTTTCCAGCTTAGCAATGGCCAATATTTACATACTTACGCTCTAAAAGTTCACTTATTTTGTCATTACCAAAATAATTAGTTTCAAAACATAAGTAATAAGTTGCATTCACTTACGGACTCAGGAAAAGACCCAAATTTCCCCAGGAGCGACGAAATTGATCCTCCTGGAACAAACTCTAACAAAATATTAAGTGAATCCTCCTCTCTAGTAGTTCCAAGATATCTCTGGAAAGCAATGGAAAAACAAAAAAAGGTTTTCAGATAGGTGAACACATATTCACATAATTCCAAATTTACTGTACTCACAACAATGTTTGGATGAGAGAGATTCTTTAACAACttcacttcctcctcaagttcccgAACATGAGCCTATATATAAGCATGTTCATCAAACAGTGAGTCACATTAGTATTAGGCTAATACTATTAGAATATTATTACAATGGGCAATTGAAGAGAATCATCAGAGACATTTACCCTGCAGAATCTTAAAGCATGCCTACTACTGCTAGTCGCTTTGACATGGAGAAACATAAATATAATCATATCATGTAAAAAGGTGTCCTCAACTCCTTCCATTTACCACCCACTCTTAGGAGCACAAGTCATCAAATTGTACTAATTAATAACttaattatatattaataataaaaccTACAAGCATTTCCAACACTTTATAACAATAGAGGTGTTGGTAACTTAGTAATATTAGAGTTCAAGTTTAGTAGAGGTGTCAAATTCCAACCCTCCTACCCCGACTATTTTTTGAATACAATTTCAACCACTAGGTTTGAATAACATTCCAAAAGAAGCCCTCTTAGTGATCCCCTCCAATCCCAAGAATGGGTTTCCGAGTGAGCATTAAAAACATCACTGAACAGATCCTACCCAATTCATATAAGTACAAATTCCACTAAACAAACTAGTAATTACAATTACCCTGTATTCCTAAACCACATAATTTCAAATAATCACAACTATAAACTCAAAATATCACACTATGACCTCAACTAAACAAAAAAACAACAAGAATCTCCACACAATCACCTGAGTTTTCTCCTTAGATGCCGAATTTGCAGCAATCGAAACCTACAAAACCAAAAAAATCAAATCTTTAAACACCCCATTAATCAAAATCAAATCTTTAAACACCCCATTAATCAAAATCAAATCTTTAAACACCCCATCAACCCAAACTACCCAAAAAACATCAAATCACAAACCCCACCTGCTTAACAGCCAATAACTCCCCAGAATCAAGATTCATCCCCATATAAACTTGCCCAAAAGCCCCACATCCAATCAACTCCCCTTTTCGCCATCGAATAGACGACACATCATCCCTTTTCGCTTTCGGTATCGGAGGCAATGCAGGAGGCATTGGTTTAGCAAAAAGCCCAATTCTTGATTTTCTAATACCGGATCCAATTTTCTCAACAAAGCCATTAAAAGGGCTGGCTTCTTCGGAGGATTTAAAGACTAAAGATCGGCGAACTGAGCCCAAGAAGTCTTGCATTGTAGGGAAATGTAAGTAATTGTGtgtatagagagagagagagggagagaggagagATTAGGGTTTGGTTGTGTTTTTGATGATGTTTTTCTTAGTTTGAGTCTGGTGAGTGATGAGAGAGGAGAGGGAAAAGAGTGTGGGgtctgtttttcaaaaatataataatatggTAAATTAAATTCAGAGATGTAacaaaatttgaattgtttccatTTTCATCGATAGTTTGACCTTGTTTCTTGGTAGTTTCTTTAGCTGATTTTTGTTGAATTATTTTTGTCCGTTAAAATGTGAACCATGGTAACATCATAACATAACATGGTATCAAGAGAGCCTGACTTATTAGTGGTGTTCTAAAAATTGGTGTAGGACGGTGGTAAAATGCTCGGACTCGGACTTATGTTGCGGTGATTTAGACGTTTTTTTTTAAATTGGGTTAAAATCAGGATTAGACGGTCAAAAATCGGTCCTAggcggaaaataattaaaaacattttttttatgtttttataattttaaattattaatttcataatttcacacaatatcatgtcaatttataatataaagtatTGCTAAAAAGTAACaagtaatctaatatatttattttctctaataaaatataaaaatgacaTATTGTAATTAGTTTAAAAATGTGAATtaaaatctatactatattataatagacgaaacattaaaagtttgggAGTCGATCGGTCGGTAGTTgttgaaattacttaattacctttaattaattattctaattctaattattgggtctATCAATTCTatttctaattgatattgaagtcaacttcctctaATGATtaaccaatttcaattctattttatatcgaactctatatcattataatttatattaaattcaacttatTCTATCAATTTATAGTTTAATTCATATtgagttctatattattctaatttcttactttgggctaaattaaatttaaataaactAAATATAATATTAACATTTAGTTGGTATATCATGTGACTCgggataaaataaaataacagtAATATCAATCCTCCttaaaaaattatactaatgaactttgataaacaaaataatatatattatttatctaggataaaaaatacattatacaattgattcagactaacacaaaactaaaataaaaatacaattcgaccaacaaaaataaaatcatatatactaattattcggtctaaaacaaaattatcttattgatccacactttaaaaaaattaaaataaaactagaaataattagtttgatttgatCGGTGTATTGGacatcgggctaaaataaaataatataaaccactgatccgagataaatcaaatttatattagaCTAAGTAAAATTCATATCttattgatgtgaactaaaaaaataaattttaattaaaatataattttttttaaatacacataaaattatcaataaaattatattgTTCAATCAATAATATTGactttttcaaatattttttatagaGTTATAGTAAATTTATAAGTAAtcaccatgctaaaataatattttttaaggtcccaacataatggagacattatatttttaccctcaataaaataatattttcgtCATAATAATATTCCTTCTACCAATGTTATCagtttaaataaatttaaatgttctaaaaagttTTGAACATATACGTCTATTAATATAATTAATCATGAAGtcatataatttaaaattttaaatgaacaaacttaagaattgaattcaaaatattttttttaaacactatataatatttaaaaaaaatctgtGCGATCCGTGTAGCGCACGGATTTTAAACTAGtatagttaatattgtaaacttaataATTAGTGTATTGTTAAATGTGTAGATATTGTTAAATACACAGTTTAAACTTAATAATTAGTGTATTGTTAAACTAGTacagtttaaattttaatttttaaaattttaatttttgaaataaatatatataacttaaattttatttacaaaaggaaaattttagaaattataatttttatttttcggTCAATACATCTTGAAATGTGTGCAGAAAGAATTCGGCTCAGATATGGTTCGATTTGTAAACGAGTCTAACACGAGCacaatatatataaaattttatttatttgtttagttgaaggatttttaaaaattttatttgacgttttttattcattaaaaaattattaagtGAAACTCAAGCAAAAAATCAGAAATTGCGAGAACGAGTTTATAGACTAAGTTGTTTGCGATCACAAATTCGTCAAAATTATTTAGTGAGTTGTTCGTTGAATGATAGTTCGTGAATATGTTCgcgaataattttttttaatacgTCAGTATACGAATAAATTTTTTGACTTGATAAAAATTTGAGCTCGAGTTCaagtaataattttttttttttgacaaatgcagaaagttctcattaaattgaatatagtacagtcgggacaaacccccaactgtcgatacaacgaggtgataaaacaaataacatattaaaaacaattagatgatttgtttcctgatcgtttaacatatagaatttaaaaattcttgaaattaaaaacgaaatcaaagGCATTCCAAGCGATCCAAATTGCAGCAGCatctctgaaaatagcaacatcgtaattgaccatatcacataaaaacTATGGTTAGCCCAGTGTTCAGAAACACCAATCGCATAAAATGAGATTGGAGAAGCGGCACCCCAGTTATATACATGtcggacaccagctatagacatgccgaaggcaccccagctatctatatgccggataccagctatagacatgccgaaagtataaacccatgaaagatgaacaatctttagttgtgaaaggtgagctcttgcaataatcacCACCGTCCCAAATCCGATGCAGGCTTTGCAGATCacaaaaaatatcaataaatttgTCCTCAACAGATCCATCACCAGATAAACCGAAGTATGactaaataaaaacataacaaacactccagaaggagagacaaaacacacactccaagaggagagatacacaaacacccaaaaaatgGGTTTTATTGAAACGAAATAAACGAGAATAACAGAGAATGAAGGGGTTGGGACTTTCCACCGGAGAAAATCAGTGGAAGCCCCTCAATTTACTTGAAAATAGACAAATCCTAATAGAGAGGATGAAAGAAGGGAGGCGGCTATGGAAAATACtagtaataattatttttaactaGCTAATGCATGAACAGTTAAGATTTTAGTTAAGATTTTAGCTCGACTCAGACTGATTTACAACCCAATTCATCTCGGTACCGCTTTAGATACCCcagttttttttattaaaacttTTCCTATATTTTAAGGTTAGGGTGTATATGTATGCAGGTGATTCATATCTTATTATTAAAAGAATTACTAACTATTTCTCTTATGTATAAACATTTGAAAAATATTGTGAAAACTCGTTCGGGTTACTtggtatttttctaaaaacattCCAAATTGCAAAATAATAACCGCGATGGTCTCAACATAATAAAGATAATGTATTTTTAATCTCGATAAATAAATAATCTcgttaaataaataaaattttccgATTCACCATATTCATATATCAAAATTTAACTATAATGCTTATCTTGTGTTTTTTAGGAAAATAGTCTTTGTATTTTCTTAATTTTACCTGTTTTTTGTTGTTAAGCGAGTTGtcattttttaaaagaaaatcaaaattaaaatttttaaagataACATTTTGTTTATCGGATTTTTTACTGTGCCCACTGATACTTATAAATTTTCACTTTTCAATGATACTTAATGACTGTCGGCTTTTTTACTGTGCCCAAGACACACGCTGAGAGTTATAAATTTTCACTTTTTAATGATATTTAATGACTTTCAATTTACTTTTTACGGCTTCCAACAAAAACTAGTTAGTTTTCTCTCTCTAGATTAAAAATAACATTATTAATGCTTAACTCTAGTTAACATACTTTAGTCAattcttatttattttttttgtctttcttatattttttttttagTTGTATTcatctttaaaattgttttatttttttgaataacatgttttaatcaattttttttatttttatattatccTCACATTCTTTTCTAGTTGTATTCAATTTATATATTACCATGAAAAATATAATTAGAGAAACatttttacttattttttttctaattgtAAACAACTAGAAAGATATGTTtgcttaatttttttttatgtttttatacaATTCTTACATTCTTTCTATTTGTGttcatttttaatattatttattttcaataaatcaatTTTTTTCTCAATATAAAATTCTCACATTTTTTTTTCTCAataaatcaattttttttctCAATATAAAATATAAAGATGAATACAATTAAAAAAGAATGTTATAATCACTTGCTTCTTCGATTTTGTTGGTAGATGTTAAACGGTTGATCGGTAGGAGGTATAGTGATTTATGTGTACAAAGTGATATCAAGCATTGGCCATTTAAAGTTGCTTCGGGTTTTAATGACAAACCAATGATGGTGATCACTTATAAAGGTGAGGAGAGACAGTTTTCTGCAGAGGAGATCATGTCCATGGTTCTTAGGAAAATGATGGAAATTGCCGAGGCCTACATTGGTAGCACAGTGAAGAATGCTGTTGTCACCGCTTTTTCTAACAGATCCCAACGTCAAGCCACAGTAGATACTGCAGCCATTGCTGGCCTTAACGTTCTGCGTATTATCAATGAGCCAACTGCTGCTGCCATTGCATATAGCCTTGACAAGAAGGCTACCTCTGTAGGGGAGAAGAATGTGCTCATTTTCGATCTTGGAGGTGGTACTTTGGATGTTTCTGTTCTAACAATTGAAGAGGTTATGTTTGAAGTGAAGGCTACAGCTGGTGACACTCACCTCGGGGGAGATTACTTTGACAATCGTCTCATAAATTACTTTGTTCAGGAGTTTATGAGGAAGCACAAAAAGGACATAGCTGGAAATACGAGATCTCTTAGGAGGTTGAGGACTTCTTGTGAAAGTGCAAAGAGAGCCCTATCTAGTTCTTACAAAACGGAGATTGAAATTGATTATTTGTATGAAAGTATTGATTTCTACACAATTACTCGTGCTAGGTTCGAAGAAATTAATATGGATCTTTTTAAAAAGTGCACGGAGACTGTGGAGAAGTCTTTAAGGGATGCCAAGATGGATAAGAGTACAATACATGATGTTGTCCTTGTGGGTGGGTCTACGAGAATACCAAAGATCCAGCAGCTGTTGCAGCAATTCTTCGATGGGAAGGAGCTCTGCAGGAGCATAAATCCTGATGAAGCTGTTGCTTATGGTGCTGCTGTTCAAGCTGCCATCTTGAGCGGCCAGGGTAATGAGAAAGTTCAGGACCTATTACTGTGCGATATCATTCCTCTGTCCCTTGGGATGGAGACGGCTGGTGGAGTAATGACTGTCCTAGTCCCACGAAATACACCTATCCCAGTGACGAAAAAGCAAGTTTTCGCGATACGTGTGTATAACCAGTCAGATGTGTTGATCCAAGTATACGAAGGTGAGAAACAATAAACAACCCTGTTGTGTGTAGTTGCCATAAGTGGCTGGAAACAATAAACAACCCTGTTGTGCCAAAAAATTGACTTCGTATTAAAGTCTAGTAGACTCTGCATAATTTAAGTTGATTACATTGAATAAATCAGTGCAATACCACTTCTTCCACAAGCTCAACAAGTCGTCCACCTACCTCAAGTCCTATTTTTCCGTTACTTCTCTTTAAAACTATCAGTTCTTCCATCTTTTACTTTTATTGGAATCTTGAAGATTAAATTCAAAGAAACAACACAAGATGAAGCTTGTGATACTACGTTTATGTGCATCTATTAACATCTGTCTCCTTTGTTTACCACACGAATCATTTTGTGCGGATATACAATATGAGGAGTGCAACAAGCTCAGGTCCTGTGGAAATCAAATCATACGATTCCCGTTTTATACTGAAAATGAAAAAGTTTCAGAAAATTGTGGGTACCCAGGATATGAACTTACCTGCATAAACAATGAAGTCTTATTACTTAACATATCCGAAGGCCAGTTCAGAATTACTGAAGTATTCTACTCAAACAAATCTTTCCGTGTATCTAATCTCTTGAGTTCAAGAAGTGGTTTCTGCAGCCTTTCCAAAATTCGCAACTTGAGTTTGCCTAGTGATGGTCGGTTTCAGCTTCTGACGACTTCAAATCTAGTTTTGTTATCAAATTGTACCCCGGAATCTAAACAGATATTTCCCAAGTATAAAACTGATTGTAATCTGAAAGAAGATGATGCAGAATGGGTTCTGGCCATGAAGACAAATGATATAAACTTAAGTAACGCAACTGAAGCGTGCCAATCTTTAGTAGTGGCACCAGTACGTGAGTATACTGAAGATGATGATGACACTGATTATCTGAAGTTGATTAGAAATGGATTTGATCTCAAGTGGATTGACACCGATTGTAGCGACTGTGAGGCCAGTGGTGGGTACTGCGGATACGAAGGTGAGCCTGACAATAAATTCATGTGTTTCTGCCCCGATAGACCACACTCTCATGGATGCGGTAAGAGTCTATATCATCCTGCCCTTTCATAGTTCTTGTAATTTTTTATTTTCCATTTTCGTGTCTTCTTGACAGGTAGGCCGTCTTGAGTCATACAAATATTCATGAATCACTCATACATATACTCTTCAATCTGATGTCTTCCTAACTGGGGGCTTAGTTGGCTTTATTATATGACTAGTTCTGACCCGATGAGTGATGAATGCAATTATGTGAGTTAATTATGAAACCAGATTAACAAAATCACATTCATGTATGATGTATCAAGGTAGCTATGAAGACATCAATT is a window from the Apium graveolens cultivar Ventura chromosome 1, ASM990537v1, whole genome shotgun sequence genome containing:
- the LOC141723808 gene encoding heat shock cognate 70 kDa protein 2-like; translated protein: SLASSILLVDVKRLIGRRYSDLCVQSDIKHWPFKVASGFNDKPMMVITYKGEERQFSAEEIMSMVLRKMMEIAEAYIGSTVKNAVVTAFSNRSQRQATVDTAAIAGLNVLRIINEPTAAAIAYSLDKKATSVGEKNVLIFDLGGGTLDVSVLTIEEVMFEVKATAGDTHLGGDYFDNRLINYFVQEFMRKHKKDIAGNTRSLRRLRTSCESAKRALSSSYKTEIEIDYLYESIDFYTITRARFEEINMDLFKKCTETVEKSLRDAKMDKSTIHDVVLVGGSTRIPKIQQLLQQFFDGKELCRSINPDEAVAYGAAVQAAILSGQGNEKVQDLLLCDIIPLSLGMETAGGVMTVLVPRNTPIPVTKKQVFAIRVYNQSDVLIQVYEGEKQ